TATCAGTTTCTTCACTTGTATAAGTTTTTTGATATGGGTATATTTTTTCGTTTTGTAGGATGTCTATTATAAATTCTAATGCTCTTTTTTGTTGAGCATCTAGTAATTTTGTTATTGCAAATAGAGAGCCTTGATTATCTATGGCCTGTTTTGCTTTGTTTTTAATTGCTATAAAGTTATTAGGAGGAATTTTTTTAATGTTTTGTTTAGCAACATGGGGAGAAGGTATACAATAATTAAAGGCTATTTTAAGTAAGTCTTTGAAATTTTTGTCAATGTTTTCTATTTCATTGTTTAAGTTAGTTTTTTGTGTAGTATCATTAATTTGAGCAATATAATTTATTGCATTTATTTTGTGTGTCAGTTCCATTACAATATTTGTAAGCATGTCTTTAATTTCATCTAGAACAAGATTTGATATTAAGCAATTAAATTGCTTGTGTGTATAAGCATTGTTTTCTGTTAAAGCATTTCGCAAGTAGCGTAATGCATTTTTATGATCGCTATTGAGGGCATTTTCTTTTGTTTGAGCATCTATGGCTTGTGTTGCTTCATTTTGTATGTTTATTATTCCAATAATATCAATAGTTGCGTTTTGAGTGTCGTCTTTTGTAATATCAAAAGATTTGTAATTAACAGCATTTTTAATAATGACTTTATGTTTATTTATTTCTTTTTCCAATCGATTTTTTAATTCAGTTTTATGTGGATTATTGTCGTTAATTTCTTGAATTTTGATTTCTGCGTTTTTGATGGCTTTTAATACTTGGTTAATATTTCCTACCATTTCTTTAATTTTTGGTGTTCCTAAATATATTATCATGTCATTAATTTTTTGATCTGTATGAATTTCAATGTTTTTGGCTATGGTATCATCTTGTAAAATATCTATCATAAAATCTAATGTTTCATTTTCTTCAATAGTTAGATGTTTTGTTATTTTTTGAGCTTCTGTATTTAGTATTGTTTTTGACTTTCTTTTTGTTCGTGTTGTTTGTATTAAATCCTGGTCATCTTTGTCTTTATCAAGAGTGGGAGTTTTAGTTTGTTGATTGCAGCTTGTGATTAAATAAGAAATAATTAGCAACAGTAGTAGTTTTTGCATAAATAAATATCCTCCTGTTTTTAAACGCATTTTATTTTGTGCGCAGTATCCAACAATATATAACATTATTTTTAATTTAAAATTTTAAAAAACTTATTTTGGTTAAATAAAAAACTTTAATTTTAATCTATAATCATAGCTAAAATTAAAGTTTGGAAAATTTTACACTTAAATAAATATATTTAAAAATCGATCTTAACGGAGCTATAATCGATTTTCATGGGGGTAGATGTTAATAGTCTGTTGAAAATTTTTTTTGCCTCAGTTTCTATTTGCTCAAATTCATCTAGATAAGAAACATTATTAATGTTTTGCTCAATAATATTAAAATCATCATGCTCAAAAGCTTCTCTTAGTGATTTTTTGAAATCTGTGTGAATTTTTGATAGTTGATTATTTAAGCTAGTTTTTTGTGTTTCATCTTTTATTATACCAGCTCTTCTTGCTGCACTTTCTGCATAGATAATATGTTTTCTAAGGTTTGTAAGTATGCTTGAGGTTTTGTTTACCCCTGTTTCTAATAAGAATTTATTAAATTTATCATATTTATCATACTTATCATATTCATTAATGTTTTCATTTATTATAGCTTTTATTAAGTAATTTAATGATCTATGTTCATACTCCTCAAGCTTTTTTATTATTTTTTCTTGAGTATCTACAGCTCGTTTTACTTTTTTTTGCATGTCTATAATTTCAGTAATAGGTGTGTTTTGAATATTGATTTTTGCAATATCAAAAAATTCTTGATTGGCAGCTCGTTTAAGGGCTATTTTGTAATTATTTATTTCATATTTTAATTGCTCAATTAATACATTTTTGTTTAGATTATTTACATTTATTTCTTGAATTTTGGCTTCTATATTTTTTATTATTTTTAATGCTAGTACAATATTTATAACCATATCTTTAATTTTTTTTGTTCCTAAATGTAGGATGAAATTATTAATTTCCTCATCTGTGTAGATGCTGATGTTTGGTTCTATAGTGTCATTATTTAGAATGTTTGTTAAAAAGATTAGTGCTTCCTGTGTGTCAAGAGGCAGTTGTTTTGTTATATTTGCAACTTCTTCATTGATTTTTGTTTGATCTTTTGCTGGTAGAGTTAATCTGGAATCTTTATTATTGGTATTTTGTCCTGCTTGTGGATTACAGCTCATTAGTAAGTATGAAATAATTGGTAAAAGTAATAATTTTTGCATAAATAAGTATCCTCCAGTTTTAAAATTATTTTTGTGTTTGATACTTGAAATATACATCAATATTTTTTTTAATAAAAAAAATATATCAAAAAAATTGATATATTTAAAATAATCTAATCAATTTTTTAAGTCTATAATGGTAATTACTATTAATTTAATAATAATAAATTTGTATTTTGTTATTTATATAATTGGTTTTTGATAGCACGTATTGCTTTCTGTTTTATTTTGTCAAATCCATCAAAAGAGATGTTTTTGATATTTTGTATAATAACATCAGGAGAAATTGTGCTGTTGCCAAAAGCTTCTAAAAGCAATCTTTTGTAATCTTTTTTGATTAATTCTAAGTAAGCAGCCAAACTATTTTTGACGTTTTTATCATTAATGAGTTTCTTAGTGTAGTATGTTGCAGCTTTTGCTTTATTAAATTCTTTTACAATATTTGTAAGCATATCTTTAACTTTATCTATTCCTAGATATAATATAAATTGATTAAATTGGTCATATGTATAATGTTTATTAGAGGTTTTGTGATTTATTTTTTGTAAAGGTTCTACTAAGGAAAATAATGTACAAAGTTCATTATCAGTTAGATTTAAAGATATCCCTTGAACATCAATAGCTCGTTTTGCTTCATTTTGTATATTTGTAATTTCAGTTAGATTAATAGATGTGTTTTGAATATTGGTCTTTATAGTATCGAAAGATTCTTGATTTGCAGCTCGTTTAAGGGTTATTTTATAATTATTTATTTCATCTTTTAATCTATTATTTAGTTCAGTTTTTTGTTTTTTATAATCATAGATCTTTTTTATATTGCTTTCTGTATTTTCTATAAATTTTAGTGCTTGTTGAATATTTGCAATCATTTTTTTAATTTGTTGTGGTTTTAAATATGTTATAAAATCATTAATTTCCTTATTAGTATAAGTTTTGTTATCTTTGACTATATTATTGTCTTTTAAAGTTTCTGTTAAAAAATTTAATGCTTCATTTTCTTTTGAATTTAGTTGTGCTATTAAATTTGATATAAAATCTGGTGTTGAAGATTGAGTGTCTGCAATTTGTTTTGCAGTGATCTTATGAATATTTTTGTTTGCAATATTTTGGTTATCAAATTTTTTTACAATAT
This window of the Borrelia hispanica CRI genome carries:
- a CDS encoding BTA121 domain-containing protein surface lipoprotein, which codes for MQKLLLLLIISYLITSCNQQTKTPTLDKDKDDQDLIQTTRTKRKSKTILNTEAQKITKHLTIEENETLDFMIDILQDDTIAKNIEIHTDQKINDMIIYLGTPKIKEMVGNINQVLKAIKNAEIKIQEINDNNPHKTELKNRLEKEINKHKVIIKNAVNYKSFDITKDDTQNATIDIIGIINIQNEATQAIDAQTKENALNSDHKNALRYLRNALTENNAYTHKQFNCLISNLVLDEIKDMLTNIVMELTHKINAINYIAQINDTTQKTNLNNEIENIDKNFKDLLKIAFNYCIPSPHVAKQNIKKIPPNNFIAIKNKAKQAIDNQGSLFAITKLLDAQQKRALEFIIDILQNEKIYPYQKTYTSEETDNLIIYLGEQQISEMVENVVKALEEIEKAEINIQRINDNNPQKIQLNKQLNEEIKNYQQDIKEAANYMSYDLAKINIQNIPITYIVEIRRAAEVQNTIVDHITPYDEYAQNTFNYLKNAVAEQNNSRHDEFNQFILQIGPEKTKELIIPFAKKIKAIGYTKIYINHIRDRNKKDRLKTELENAHQVLKKSIRNIFQNNKPSFNNINHKLQAISFDRFKKIDEQALQIYRSQSG
- a CDS encoding BTA121 domain-containing protein surface lipoprotein, translating into MQKLLLLPIISYLLMSCNPQAGQNTNNKDSRLTLPAKDQTKINEEVANITKQLPLDTQEALIFLTNILNNDTIEPNISIYTDEEINNFILHLGTKKIKDMVINIVLALKIIKNIEAKIQEINVNNLNKNVLIEQLKYEINNYKIALKRAANQEFFDIAKINIQNTPITEIIDMQKKVKRAVDTQEKIIKKLEEYEHRSLNYLIKAIINENINEYDKYDKYDKFNKFLLETGVNKTSSILTNLRKHIIYAESAARRAGIIKDETQKTSLNNQLSKIHTDFKKSLREAFEHDDFNIIEQNINNVSYLDEFEQIETEAKKIFNRLLTSTPMKIDYSSVKIDF
- a CDS encoding BTA121 domain-containing protein surface lipoprotein — protein: MQKWLILFIISYLLISCNNPQKNTKTATSNNDYHLKQTQIPTAKPQTTNKDQITNNTYNTNSQFHKLILNTTPKKTKYTFTNIVKKFDNQNIANKNIHKITAKQIADTQSSTPDFISNLIAQLNSKENEALNFLTETLKDNNIVKDNKTYTNKEINDFITYLKPQQIKKMIANIQQALKFIENTESNIKKIYDYKKQKTELNNRLKDEINNYKITLKRAANQESFDTIKTNIQNTSINLTEITNIQNEAKRAIDVQGISLNLTDNELCTLFSLVEPLQKINHKTSNKHYTYDQFNQFILYLGIDKVKDMLTNIVKEFNKAKAATYYTKKLINDKNVKNSLAAYLELIKKDYKRLLLEAFGNSTISPDVIIQNIKNISFDGFDKIKQKAIRAIKNQLYK